Proteins co-encoded in one Octopus bimaculoides isolate UCB-OBI-ISO-001 chromosome 7, ASM119413v2, whole genome shotgun sequence genomic window:
- the LOC106879608 gene encoding uncharacterized protein LOC106879608, translating to MKGFPCIDALPASLSAVDENMPLPNEQGAPVKCGHLYLIIGPNRQLAVFVNVYWSGFEHFAVIYRDKKFCNASAFIRIKRCVVTKDSQKGNRFVIIPNNSEGCTIVFECETERETDEWVKALSYKSYKNNRCCLSKPSVVPEMTVPIPKSPVLPTLKEYDEDEDV from the coding sequence ATGAAGGGTTTTCCTTGTATCGACGCCTTACCAGCATCTCTCTCTGCTGTTGACGAAAACATGCCGTTGCCAAACGAACAGGGCGCACCTGTAAAATGTGGCCATCTCTACCTAATCATAGGGCCAAACAGACAACTGGCCGTTTTTGTCAATGTCTACTGGAGCGGATTCGAACACTTTGCTGTCATCTACCGCGACAAGAAATTCTGTAATGCTTCCGCTTTCATCCGTATCAAGAGATGTGTAGTGACCAAAGATTCACAGAAAGGAAATCGCTTTGTTATAATTCCGAATAACAGTGAAGGTTGTACCATTGTATTCGAATGCGAAACCGAGCGTGAAACAGATGAATGGGTGAAGGCTTTGTCGTATAAATCTTACAAAAATAATCGTTGCTGCCTATCGAAACCCTCAGTCGTACCCGAAATGACGGTACCCATACCAAAGTCTCCTGTTCTACCAACTCTGAAAGAATATGACGAAGACGAAGATGTTTGA